One genomic window of Candidatus Kuenenia stuttgartiensis includes the following:
- a CDS encoding glycosyl transferase → MGDFFQNGEITTIHRFDTTTIEKIEHGIEKYAYSRPVALVLPATPVELKGTALRGIVEQIKEVKYISQVVVTLGRFNESEFAEAKRFFSVLPQETKLIWNDGENIQNLYKLLTDEKISAGIDGKGRSAWLAYGYVLATEKSKVIALHDCDITNYSRELLARLCYPVVNPNLDFEFCKGYYHRITDRMHGRVTRLFVTPFIRSLKKIIGNNDFLEYLDSFRYPLAGEFSMATDLARINRIPGDWGLEVGVLAEVYRNCSMRRICQVDLCETYEHKHQPLSDEDPTTGLTKMSIDIAKSIYKNLASMGVVFSGECFRTLRATYQRAGHEFIEKYNHDSAINGLVFDRHQEMNAVDAFVKSIGIAGEQFLNDPSGIPFIPNWNRIISAIPDFFNKLIAAVEADNTKTR, encoded by the coding sequence ATGGGAGATTTTTTTCAAAATGGTGAGATTACCACAATTCACAGGTTTGACACCACCACAATAGAAAAGATAGAGCATGGCATTGAAAAATATGCCTATTCACGGCCTGTTGCGCTTGTTTTGCCGGCGACGCCCGTTGAACTGAAAGGAACTGCTTTACGGGGAATCGTTGAACAGATTAAGGAGGTAAAGTATATAAGCCAGGTTGTTGTGACGCTTGGTCGGTTTAATGAAAGCGAATTTGCCGAAGCAAAACGATTTTTTTCGGTTCTCCCTCAGGAAACAAAATTAATCTGGAATGACGGAGAAAATATTCAAAATCTGTATAAGCTTTTAACGGACGAGAAGATATCTGCGGGCATTGACGGAAAGGGACGGTCAGCATGGCTCGCTTATGGATATGTGCTGGCGACAGAAAAATCAAAAGTAATTGCCTTGCATGATTGCGACATTACAAACTATAGCCGTGAACTTTTGGCACGATTATGCTATCCTGTGGTAAATCCCAATTTGGATTTTGAATTCTGCAAAGGATACTATCACCGTATTACCGATCGGATGCACGGCCGTGTCACAAGGTTATTTGTGACTCCTTTCATCAGGTCGTTGAAAAAAATAATAGGCAATAACGATTTCCTCGAATACCTCGACAGCTTTCGTTATCCGCTTGCAGGAGAATTTTCAATGGCAACCGACCTTGCACGTATTAACAGAATACCGGGAGATTGGGGACTGGAGGTGGGTGTTTTGGCTGAAGTTTACAGAAATTGTTCGATGAGAAGGATTTGCCAGGTTGATTTGTGTGAAACGTATGAACACAAACATCAACCGTTATCTGACGAAGACCCAACCACCGGGCTTACCAAAATGAGCATTGACATCGCTAAGTCCATTTACAAAAATCTGGCTAGTATGGGTGTTGTTTTTTCAGGTGAATGCTTCAGAACGCTGAGGGCTACATACCAAAGGGCAGGTCATGAATTCATTGAAAAATACAACCACGACTCTGCAATTAACGGGCTTGTTTTTGACCGTCATCAGGAAATGAATGCCGTTGACGCATTCGTCAAAAGTATTGGCATAGCAGGAGAACAATTTCTAAATGACCCATCGGGGATACCTTTTATTCCAAATTGGAACAGGATTATTTCTGCAATCCCCGATTTCTTTAATAAATTAATTGCTGCAGTAGAAGCTGATAATACAAAAACGCGTTAA